Proteins encoded within one genomic window of Macaca fascicularis isolate 582-1 chromosome 16, T2T-MFA8v1.1:
- the DLG4 gene encoding disks large homolog 4 isoform X3: MSQRPRAPRSALWLLAPPLLRWAPPLLTVLHSDLFQALLDILDYYEASLSESQKYRYQDEDTPPLEHSPAHLPNQVNAPELVHVAERNLSHLEAGHGVVGHAHLSPFKANSPPVIVNTDTLEAPGYELQVNGTEGEMEYEEITLERGNSGLGFSIAGGTDNPHIGDDPSIFITKIIPGGAAAQDGRLRVNDSILFVNEVDVREVTHSAAVEALKEAGSIVRLYVMRRKPPAEKVMEIKLIKGPKGLGFSIAGGVGNQHIPGDNSIYVTKIIEGGAAHKDGRLQIGDKILAVNSVGLEDVMHEDAVAALKNTYDVVYLKVAKPSNAYLSDSYAPPDITTSYSQHLDNEISHSSYLGTDYPTAMTPTSPRRYSPVAKDLLGEEDIPREPRRIVIHRGSTGLGFNIVGGEDGEGIFISFILAGGPADLSGELRKGDQILSVNGVDLRNASHEQAAIALKNAGQTVTIIAQYKPEEYSRFEAKIHDLREQLMNSSLGSGTASLRSNPKRGFYIRALFDYDKTKDCGFLSQALSFRFGDVLHVIDASDEEWWQARRVHSDSETDDIGFIPSKRRVERREWSRLKAKDWGSSSGSQGREDSVLSYETVTQMEVHYARPIIILGPTKDRANDDLLSEFPDKFGSCVPHTTRPKREYEIDGRDYHFVSSREKMEKDIQAHKFIEAGQYNSHLYGTSVQSVREVAEQGKHCILDVSANAVRRLQAAHLHPIAIFIRPRSLENVLEINKRITEEQARKAFDRATKLEQEFTECFSAIVEGDSFEEIYHKVKRVIEDLSGPYIWVPARERL; this comes from the exons atgtCCCAGAGACCAAGAG CTCCCAGGTCAGCCCTCTGGCTCCTGGCACCCCCGCTGCTGCGGTGGGCACCCCCCCTCCTCACAGTGCTGCATAGCGACCTCTTCCAGGCCTTGCTGG ACATCCTGGACTATTATGAGGCTTCCCTCTCAGAGAGTCAG AAATACCGCTACCAAGATGAAGACACGCCCCCTCTGGAGCACAGCCCGGCCCACCTCCCCAACCAGGTAAACGCCCCCGAGCTGGTGCACGTGGCGGAGAGGAACTTGTCCCACCTCGAGGCTGGCCACGGGGTCGTGGGCCACGCCCACCTCTCCCCCTTCAAG GCCAATTCTCCCCCTGTGATTGTCAACACAGATACCCTAGAAGCCCCAGGATATG AGTTGCAGGTGAACGGGACCGAGGGGGAGATGGAATACGAGGAAATCACATTGGAAAGG GGTAACTCAGGTCTGGGCTTCAGCATCGCAGGTGGCACTGACAACCCACACATCGGTGACGACCCGTCCATTTTCATCACCAAGATCATTCCTGGTGGGGCTGCGGCCCAGGATGGCCGCCTCAG GGTCAACGACAGCATCCTGTTTGTAAATGAAGTGGACGTGCGCGAGGTGACCCACTCGGCAGCGGTGGAGGCCCTCAAAGAGGCAGGCTCCATCGTTCGCCTCTATGTCATGCGCCGGAAGCCCCCAGCTGAGAAGGTCATGGAGATCAAGCTCATCAAGGGGCCTAAAG GTCTTGGCTTCAGCATCGCAGGGGGCGTAGGGAACCAGCACATCCCAGGAGATAATAGCATCTATGTAACAAAGATCATCGAAGGGGGTGCTGCCCACAAGGATGGGAGGTTGCAGATTGGAGACAAGATCCTGGCG GTCAACAGTGTGGGGCTAGAGGATGTCATGCATGAAGATGCTGTGGCAGCCCTGAAGAACACGTATGATGTTGTCTACCTAAAGGTGGCCAAGCCCAGCAATGCCTACCTGAGTGACAGCTATGCTCCCCCAGACATCACAACCT CTTATTCTCAGCACCTGGACAACGAGATCAGTCACAGCAGCTACCTGGGCACCGATTACCCCACAGCCATGACCCCCACTTCCCCTCGGCGCTACTCCCCAGTGGCCAAGGACCTGCTCGGGGAGGAAGACATTCCCCGAGAACCGAGGCGAATTGTGATCCACCGGGGCTCCACGGGCCTGGGCTTCAACATCGTGGGTGGCGAGGACGGTGAAGGCATCTTCATCTCCTTTATCCTGGCCGGGGGCCCTGCAGACCTCAGTGGGGAGCTGCGGAAGGGGGACCAGATCCTGTCG GTCAACGGTGTTGACCTCCGAAATGCCAGCCACGAGCAGGCCGCCATTGCCCTGAAGAATGCAGGTCAGACGGTCACGATCATCGCTCAGTATAAACCAGAAG AGTACAGCCGATTCGAGGCCAAGATCCACGACCTCCGGGAACAGCTCATGAACAGCAGCCTGGGCTCAGGGACTGCCTCCCTGCGGAGCAACCCCAAAAGGGGTTTCTACATCAG GGCCCTGTTTGATTACGACAAGACCAAGGACTGCGGCTTCCTGAGCCAGGCCCTGAGCTTCCGCTTTGGGGACGTGCTGCATGTCATCGATGCTAGTGAtgaggagtggtggcaggcacggCGGGTCCACTCTGACAGTGAGACCGACGACATTGGGTTCATCCCCAGCAAACGGCG GGTTGAGCGACGAGAGTGGTCAAGGTTaaaggccaag GACTGGGGCTCCAGCTCTGGATCACAGG gtcgaGAAGACTCGGTTCTGAGCTACGAGACAGTGACGCAGATGGAAG TGCACTATGCTCGCCCCATCATCATCCTTGGGCCCACCAAGGACCGCGCCAACGATGATCTTCTCTCCGAGTTCCCCGACAAGTTTGGATCCTGTGTTCCCC ATACGACACGGCCCAAGCGGGAGTATGAGATAGATGGCCGGGATTACCACTTTGTGTCGTCTCGGGAGAAAATGGAGAAGGACATTCAGGCGCACAAGTTCATTGAGGCCGGCCAGTACAACAGCCACCTCTATGGGACCAGCGTTCAGTCCGTGCGAGAGGTGGCAGAGCAG GGGAAGCACTGCATCCTCGATGTCTCGGCCAATGCCGTGCGGCGGCTGCAGGCGGCCCACCTGCACCCCATCGCCATCTTCATTCGCCCCCGCTCCCTGGAGAATGTGCT AGAGATTAACAAGCGGATCACAGAGGAGCAAGCCCGCAAAGCCTTCGACAGAGCCACCAAGCTGGAGCAGGAGTTCACAGAGTGCTTCTCAG CCATCGTGGAGGGTGACAGCTTTGAGGAGATCTACCACAAGGTGAAGCGTGTCATCGAGGACCTCTCAGGCCCCTACATCTGGGTTCCAGCCCGAGAGAGACTCTGA
- the DLG4 gene encoding disks large homolog 4 isoform X4, producing MPMVSSMSVDQPWLKGLLPCQPDSSGDDRGDVSGEAWNGEVTQFCSVADILDYYEASLSESQKYRYQDEDTPPLEHSPAHLPNQANSPPVIVNTDTLEAPGYELQVNGTEGEMEYEEITLERGNSGLGFSIAGGTDNPHIGDDPSIFITKIIPGGAAAQDGRLRVNDSILFVNEVDVREVTHSAAVEALKEAGSIVRLYVMRRKPPAEKVMEIKLIKGPKGLGFSIAGGVGNQHIPGDNSIYVTKIIEGGAAHKDGRLQIGDKILAVNSVGLEDVMHEDAVAALKNTYDVVYLKVAKPSNAYLSDSYAPPDITTSYSQHLDNEISHSSYLGTDYPTAMTPTSPRRYSPVAKDLLGEEDIPREPRRIVIHRGSTGLGFNIVGGEDGEGIFISFILAGGPADLSGELRKGDQILSVNGVDLRNASHEQAAIALKNAGQTVTIIAQYKPEEYSRFEAKIHDLREQLMNSSLGSGTASLRSNPKRGFYIRALFDYDKTKDCGFLSQALSFRFGDVLHVIDASDEEWWQARRVHSDSETDDIGFIPSKRRVERREWSRLKAKDWGSSSGSQGREDSVLSYETVTQMEVHYARPIIILGPTKDRANDDLLSEFPDKFGSCVPHTTRPKREYEIDGRDYHFVSSREKMEKDIQAHKFIEAGQYNSHLYGTSVQSVREVAEQGKHCILDVSANAVRRLQAAHLHPIAIFIRPRSLENVLEINKRITEEQARKAFDRATKLEQEFTECFSAIVEGDSFEEIYHKVKRVIEDLSGPYIWVPARERL from the exons ATGCCTATGGTGTCCTCCATGAGTGTGGACCAGCCTTGGCTGAAAGGGCTCCTCCCTTGCCAGCCGGACAGCAGCGGTGATGACAGGGGTGATGTGTCTGGAGAGGCCTGGAATGGGGAGGTAACTCAGTTCTGTTCTGTGGCAGACATCCTGGACTATTATGAGGCTTCCCTCTCAGAGAGTCAG AAATACCGCTACCAAGATGAAGACACGCCCCCTCTGGAGCACAGCCCGGCCCACCTCCCCAACCAG GCCAATTCTCCCCCTGTGATTGTCAACACAGATACCCTAGAAGCCCCAGGATATG AGTTGCAGGTGAACGGGACCGAGGGGGAGATGGAATACGAGGAAATCACATTGGAAAGG GGTAACTCAGGTCTGGGCTTCAGCATCGCAGGTGGCACTGACAACCCACACATCGGTGACGACCCGTCCATTTTCATCACCAAGATCATTCCTGGTGGGGCTGCGGCCCAGGATGGCCGCCTCAG GGTCAACGACAGCATCCTGTTTGTAAATGAAGTGGACGTGCGCGAGGTGACCCACTCGGCAGCGGTGGAGGCCCTCAAAGAGGCAGGCTCCATCGTTCGCCTCTATGTCATGCGCCGGAAGCCCCCAGCTGAGAAGGTCATGGAGATCAAGCTCATCAAGGGGCCTAAAG GTCTTGGCTTCAGCATCGCAGGGGGCGTAGGGAACCAGCACATCCCAGGAGATAATAGCATCTATGTAACAAAGATCATCGAAGGGGGTGCTGCCCACAAGGATGGGAGGTTGCAGATTGGAGACAAGATCCTGGCG GTCAACAGTGTGGGGCTAGAGGATGTCATGCATGAAGATGCTGTGGCAGCCCTGAAGAACACGTATGATGTTGTCTACCTAAAGGTGGCCAAGCCCAGCAATGCCTACCTGAGTGACAGCTATGCTCCCCCAGACATCACAACCT CTTATTCTCAGCACCTGGACAACGAGATCAGTCACAGCAGCTACCTGGGCACCGATTACCCCACAGCCATGACCCCCACTTCCCCTCGGCGCTACTCCCCAGTGGCCAAGGACCTGCTCGGGGAGGAAGACATTCCCCGAGAACCGAGGCGAATTGTGATCCACCGGGGCTCCACGGGCCTGGGCTTCAACATCGTGGGTGGCGAGGACGGTGAAGGCATCTTCATCTCCTTTATCCTGGCCGGGGGCCCTGCAGACCTCAGTGGGGAGCTGCGGAAGGGGGACCAGATCCTGTCG GTCAACGGTGTTGACCTCCGAAATGCCAGCCACGAGCAGGCCGCCATTGCCCTGAAGAATGCAGGTCAGACGGTCACGATCATCGCTCAGTATAAACCAGAAG AGTACAGCCGATTCGAGGCCAAGATCCACGACCTCCGGGAACAGCTCATGAACAGCAGCCTGGGCTCAGGGACTGCCTCCCTGCGGAGCAACCCCAAAAGGGGTTTCTACATCAG GGCCCTGTTTGATTACGACAAGACCAAGGACTGCGGCTTCCTGAGCCAGGCCCTGAGCTTCCGCTTTGGGGACGTGCTGCATGTCATCGATGCTAGTGAtgaggagtggtggcaggcacggCGGGTCCACTCTGACAGTGAGACCGACGACATTGGGTTCATCCCCAGCAAACGGCG GGTTGAGCGACGAGAGTGGTCAAGGTTaaaggccaag GACTGGGGCTCCAGCTCTGGATCACAGG gtcgaGAAGACTCGGTTCTGAGCTACGAGACAGTGACGCAGATGGAAG TGCACTATGCTCGCCCCATCATCATCCTTGGGCCCACCAAGGACCGCGCCAACGATGATCTTCTCTCCGAGTTCCCCGACAAGTTTGGATCCTGTGTTCCCC ATACGACACGGCCCAAGCGGGAGTATGAGATAGATGGCCGGGATTACCACTTTGTGTCGTCTCGGGAGAAAATGGAGAAGGACATTCAGGCGCACAAGTTCATTGAGGCCGGCCAGTACAACAGCCACCTCTATGGGACCAGCGTTCAGTCCGTGCGAGAGGTGGCAGAGCAG GGGAAGCACTGCATCCTCGATGTCTCGGCCAATGCCGTGCGGCGGCTGCAGGCGGCCCACCTGCACCCCATCGCCATCTTCATTCGCCCCCGCTCCCTGGAGAATGTGCT AGAGATTAACAAGCGGATCACAGAGGAGCAAGCCCGCAAAGCCTTCGACAGAGCCACCAAGCTGGAGCAGGAGTTCACAGAGTGCTTCTCAG CCATCGTGGAGGGTGACAGCTTTGAGGAGATCTACCACAAGGTGAAGCGTGTCATCGAGGACCTCTCAGGCCCCTACATCTGGGTTCCAGCCCGAGAGAGACTCTGA
- the DLG4 gene encoding disks large homolog 4 isoform X5, translating to MPMVSSMSVDQPWLKGLLPCQPDSSGDDRGDVSGEAWNGEVTQFCSVADILDYYEASLSESQKYRYQDEDTPPLEHSPAHLPNQANSPPVIVNTDTLEAPGYVNGTEGEMEYEEITLERGNSGLGFSIAGGTDNPHIGDDPSIFITKIIPGGAAAQDGRLRVNDSILFVNEVDVREVTHSAAVEALKEAGSIVRLYVMRRKPPAEKVMEIKLIKGPKGLGFSIAGGVGNQHIPGDNSIYVTKIIEGGAAHKDGRLQIGDKILAVNSVGLEDVMHEDAVAALKNTYDVVYLKVAKPSNAYLSDSYAPPDITTSYSQHLDNEISHSSYLGTDYPTAMTPTSPRRYSPVAKDLLGEEDIPREPRRIVIHRGSTGLGFNIVGGEDGEGIFISFILAGGPADLSGELRKGDQILSVNGVDLRNASHEQAAIALKNAGQTVTIIAQYKPEEYSRFEAKIHDLREQLMNSSLGSGTASLRSNPKRGFYIRALFDYDKTKDCGFLSQALSFRFGDVLHVIDASDEEWWQARRVHSDSETDDIGFIPSKRRVERREWSRLKAKDWGSSSGSQGREDSVLSYETVTQMEVHYARPIIILGPTKDRANDDLLSEFPDKFGSCVPHTTRPKREYEIDGRDYHFVSSREKMEKDIQAHKFIEAGQYNSHLYGTSVQSVREVAEQGKHCILDVSANAVRRLQAAHLHPIAIFIRPRSLENVLEINKRITEEQARKAFDRATKLEQEFTECFSAIVEGDSFEEIYHKVKRVIEDLSGPYIWVPARERL from the exons ATGCCTATGGTGTCCTCCATGAGTGTGGACCAGCCTTGGCTGAAAGGGCTCCTCCCTTGCCAGCCGGACAGCAGCGGTGATGACAGGGGTGATGTGTCTGGAGAGGCCTGGAATGGGGAGGTAACTCAGTTCTGTTCTGTGGCAGACATCCTGGACTATTATGAGGCTTCCCTCTCAGAGAGTCAG AAATACCGCTACCAAGATGAAGACACGCCCCCTCTGGAGCACAGCCCGGCCCACCTCCCCAACCAG GCCAATTCTCCCCCTGTGATTGTCAACACAGATACCCTAGAAGCCCCAGGATAT GTGAACGGGACCGAGGGGGAGATGGAATACGAGGAAATCACATTGGAAAGG GGTAACTCAGGTCTGGGCTTCAGCATCGCAGGTGGCACTGACAACCCACACATCGGTGACGACCCGTCCATTTTCATCACCAAGATCATTCCTGGTGGGGCTGCGGCCCAGGATGGCCGCCTCAG GGTCAACGACAGCATCCTGTTTGTAAATGAAGTGGACGTGCGCGAGGTGACCCACTCGGCAGCGGTGGAGGCCCTCAAAGAGGCAGGCTCCATCGTTCGCCTCTATGTCATGCGCCGGAAGCCCCCAGCTGAGAAGGTCATGGAGATCAAGCTCATCAAGGGGCCTAAAG GTCTTGGCTTCAGCATCGCAGGGGGCGTAGGGAACCAGCACATCCCAGGAGATAATAGCATCTATGTAACAAAGATCATCGAAGGGGGTGCTGCCCACAAGGATGGGAGGTTGCAGATTGGAGACAAGATCCTGGCG GTCAACAGTGTGGGGCTAGAGGATGTCATGCATGAAGATGCTGTGGCAGCCCTGAAGAACACGTATGATGTTGTCTACCTAAAGGTGGCCAAGCCCAGCAATGCCTACCTGAGTGACAGCTATGCTCCCCCAGACATCACAACCT CTTATTCTCAGCACCTGGACAACGAGATCAGTCACAGCAGCTACCTGGGCACCGATTACCCCACAGCCATGACCCCCACTTCCCCTCGGCGCTACTCCCCAGTGGCCAAGGACCTGCTCGGGGAGGAAGACATTCCCCGAGAACCGAGGCGAATTGTGATCCACCGGGGCTCCACGGGCCTGGGCTTCAACATCGTGGGTGGCGAGGACGGTGAAGGCATCTTCATCTCCTTTATCCTGGCCGGGGGCCCTGCAGACCTCAGTGGGGAGCTGCGGAAGGGGGACCAGATCCTGTCG GTCAACGGTGTTGACCTCCGAAATGCCAGCCACGAGCAGGCCGCCATTGCCCTGAAGAATGCAGGTCAGACGGTCACGATCATCGCTCAGTATAAACCAGAAG AGTACAGCCGATTCGAGGCCAAGATCCACGACCTCCGGGAACAGCTCATGAACAGCAGCCTGGGCTCAGGGACTGCCTCCCTGCGGAGCAACCCCAAAAGGGGTTTCTACATCAG GGCCCTGTTTGATTACGACAAGACCAAGGACTGCGGCTTCCTGAGCCAGGCCCTGAGCTTCCGCTTTGGGGACGTGCTGCATGTCATCGATGCTAGTGAtgaggagtggtggcaggcacggCGGGTCCACTCTGACAGTGAGACCGACGACATTGGGTTCATCCCCAGCAAACGGCG GGTTGAGCGACGAGAGTGGTCAAGGTTaaaggccaag GACTGGGGCTCCAGCTCTGGATCACAGG gtcgaGAAGACTCGGTTCTGAGCTACGAGACAGTGACGCAGATGGAAG TGCACTATGCTCGCCCCATCATCATCCTTGGGCCCACCAAGGACCGCGCCAACGATGATCTTCTCTCCGAGTTCCCCGACAAGTTTGGATCCTGTGTTCCCC ATACGACACGGCCCAAGCGGGAGTATGAGATAGATGGCCGGGATTACCACTTTGTGTCGTCTCGGGAGAAAATGGAGAAGGACATTCAGGCGCACAAGTTCATTGAGGCCGGCCAGTACAACAGCCACCTCTATGGGACCAGCGTTCAGTCCGTGCGAGAGGTGGCAGAGCAG GGGAAGCACTGCATCCTCGATGTCTCGGCCAATGCCGTGCGGCGGCTGCAGGCGGCCCACCTGCACCCCATCGCCATCTTCATTCGCCCCCGCTCCCTGGAGAATGTGCT AGAGATTAACAAGCGGATCACAGAGGAGCAAGCCCGCAAAGCCTTCGACAGAGCCACCAAGCTGGAGCAGGAGTTCACAGAGTGCTTCTCAG CCATCGTGGAGGGTGACAGCTTTGAGGAGATCTACCACAAGGTGAAGCGTGTCATCGAGGACCTCTCAGGCCCCTACATCTGGGTTCCAGCCCGAGAGAGACTCTGA
- the DLG4 gene encoding disks large homolog 4 isoform X18, translating into MEYEEITLERGNSGLGFSIAGGTDNPHIGDDPSIFITKIIPGGAAAQDGRLRVNDSILFVNEVDVREVTHSAAVEALKEAGSIVRLYVMRRKPPAEKVMEIKLIKGPKGLGFSIAGGVGNQHIPGDNSIYVTKIIEGGAAHKDGRLQIGDKILAVNSVGLEDVMHEDAVAALKNTYDVVYLKVAKPSNAYLSDSYAPPDITTSYSQHLDNEISHSSYLGTDYPTAMTPTSPRRYSPVAKDLLGEEDIPREPRRIVIHRGSTGLGFNIVGGEDGEGIFISFILAGGPADLSGELRKGDQILSVNGVDLRNASHEQAAIALKNAGQTVTIIAQYKPEEYSRFEAKIHDLREQLMNSSLGSGTASLRSNPKRGFYIRALFDYDKTKDCGFLSQALSFRFGDVLHVIDASDEEWWQARRVHSDSETDDIGFIPSKRRVERREWSRLKAKDWGSSSGSQGREDSVLSYETVTQMEVHYARPIIILGPTKDRANDDLLSEFPDKFGSCVPHTTRPKREYEIDGRDYHFVSSREKMEKDIQAHKFIEAGQYNSHLYGTSVQSVREVAEQGKHCILDVSANAVRRLQAAHLHPIAIFIRPRSLENVLEINKRITEEQARKAFDRATKLEQEFTECFSAIVEGDSFEEIYHKVKRVIEDLSGPYIWVPARERL; encoded by the exons ATGGAATACGAGGAAATCACATTGGAAAGG GGTAACTCAGGTCTGGGCTTCAGCATCGCAGGTGGCACTGACAACCCACACATCGGTGACGACCCGTCCATTTTCATCACCAAGATCATTCCTGGTGGGGCTGCGGCCCAGGATGGCCGCCTCAG GGTCAACGACAGCATCCTGTTTGTAAATGAAGTGGACGTGCGCGAGGTGACCCACTCGGCAGCGGTGGAGGCCCTCAAAGAGGCAGGCTCCATCGTTCGCCTCTATGTCATGCGCCGGAAGCCCCCAGCTGAGAAGGTCATGGAGATCAAGCTCATCAAGGGGCCTAAAG GTCTTGGCTTCAGCATCGCAGGGGGCGTAGGGAACCAGCACATCCCAGGAGATAATAGCATCTATGTAACAAAGATCATCGAAGGGGGTGCTGCCCACAAGGATGGGAGGTTGCAGATTGGAGACAAGATCCTGGCG GTCAACAGTGTGGGGCTAGAGGATGTCATGCATGAAGATGCTGTGGCAGCCCTGAAGAACACGTATGATGTTGTCTACCTAAAGGTGGCCAAGCCCAGCAATGCCTACCTGAGTGACAGCTATGCTCCCCCAGACATCACAACCT CTTATTCTCAGCACCTGGACAACGAGATCAGTCACAGCAGCTACCTGGGCACCGATTACCCCACAGCCATGACCCCCACTTCCCCTCGGCGCTACTCCCCAGTGGCCAAGGACCTGCTCGGGGAGGAAGACATTCCCCGAGAACCGAGGCGAATTGTGATCCACCGGGGCTCCACGGGCCTGGGCTTCAACATCGTGGGTGGCGAGGACGGTGAAGGCATCTTCATCTCCTTTATCCTGGCCGGGGGCCCTGCAGACCTCAGTGGGGAGCTGCGGAAGGGGGACCAGATCCTGTCG GTCAACGGTGTTGACCTCCGAAATGCCAGCCACGAGCAGGCCGCCATTGCCCTGAAGAATGCAGGTCAGACGGTCACGATCATCGCTCAGTATAAACCAGAAG AGTACAGCCGATTCGAGGCCAAGATCCACGACCTCCGGGAACAGCTCATGAACAGCAGCCTGGGCTCAGGGACTGCCTCCCTGCGGAGCAACCCCAAAAGGGGTTTCTACATCAG GGCCCTGTTTGATTACGACAAGACCAAGGACTGCGGCTTCCTGAGCCAGGCCCTGAGCTTCCGCTTTGGGGACGTGCTGCATGTCATCGATGCTAGTGAtgaggagtggtggcaggcacggCGGGTCCACTCTGACAGTGAGACCGACGACATTGGGTTCATCCCCAGCAAACGGCG GGTTGAGCGACGAGAGTGGTCAAGGTTaaaggccaag GACTGGGGCTCCAGCTCTGGATCACAGG gtcgaGAAGACTCGGTTCTGAGCTACGAGACAGTGACGCAGATGGAAG TGCACTATGCTCGCCCCATCATCATCCTTGGGCCCACCAAGGACCGCGCCAACGATGATCTTCTCTCCGAGTTCCCCGACAAGTTTGGATCCTGTGTTCCCC ATACGACACGGCCCAAGCGGGAGTATGAGATAGATGGCCGGGATTACCACTTTGTGTCGTCTCGGGAGAAAATGGAGAAGGACATTCAGGCGCACAAGTTCATTGAGGCCGGCCAGTACAACAGCCACCTCTATGGGACCAGCGTTCAGTCCGTGCGAGAGGTGGCAGAGCAG GGGAAGCACTGCATCCTCGATGTCTCGGCCAATGCCGTGCGGCGGCTGCAGGCGGCCCACCTGCACCCCATCGCCATCTTCATTCGCCCCCGCTCCCTGGAGAATGTGCT AGAGATTAACAAGCGGATCACAGAGGAGCAAGCCCGCAAAGCCTTCGACAGAGCCACCAAGCTGGAGCAGGAGTTCACAGAGTGCTTCTCAG CCATCGTGGAGGGTGACAGCTTTGAGGAGATCTACCACAAGGTGAAGCGTGTCATCGAGGACCTCTCAGGCCCCTACATCTGGGTTCCAGCCCGAGAGAGACTCTGA